One window from the genome of Thermaerobacter marianensis DSM 12885 encodes:
- a CDS encoding hydantoinase/oxoprolinase N-terminal domain-containing protein produces MRIGIDVGGTNTDAVLLDGERVVAWHKAPTSPEVTAGITAAIRGVLGAAGIRPGAVQAVMIGTTHFANAVIERRLEPVGVIRIGLPATAALPPLVDWPRELAACVGDHVFLVRGGHEFDGRLIAPLDEPALRDAARRLKAAGIRAAAVTSVFSPVDPSAEERARDILQEEYPQLRVTLSHEIGRVGLLERENATVLNASLTGLAGRLVAGFDAALKELGLRCPFYFTQNDGTLLAADQLQRFPVRTVSSGPTNSMRGAAFLSGLRDAVVIDIGGTTTDVGVLVRGFPRPAAATVEIGGVRTNFPMPDVLSVGLGGGSYVEAEPLRVGPRSAGFRIRAEARVFGGERLTATDLVVAAGRAQVGDPARVRDLPRELVARGLDLMARMIADAVDRVKTSADPVPVIAVGGGSILMPDRLPGASRLVRPDHYAVANAVGAAMAQVAGEVERVVSLEGIRREQALAAIRGEAVERARKAGARPETIEVVDQDEVALAYLPGNAVRFRVRAVGDLALAPERPA; encoded by the coding sequence TTGCGCATCGGCATTGACGTGGGAGGAACCAACACCGACGCCGTGTTGCTCGACGGTGAGCGGGTGGTCGCATGGCACAAGGCGCCCACCAGCCCCGAGGTGACGGCCGGCATCACCGCTGCCATCCGAGGTGTCTTGGGGGCCGCCGGGATCCGCCCCGGGGCCGTGCAGGCGGTGATGATCGGCACCACCCACTTTGCCAACGCCGTCATCGAGCGGCGGCTGGAGCCGGTGGGGGTGATCCGCATCGGCCTGCCCGCCACGGCGGCCCTGCCGCCCCTGGTGGACTGGCCCCGGGAACTGGCGGCGTGCGTGGGCGACCACGTGTTCCTGGTCCGGGGCGGCCACGAGTTCGACGGCCGCCTCATCGCCCCCCTGGACGAACCGGCCCTGCGGGACGCCGCCCGGCGGCTCAAGGCCGCGGGCATCCGGGCCGCAGCGGTGACGTCGGTCTTCTCGCCCGTGGACCCGTCGGCGGAGGAACGGGCCCGGGACATCCTGCAGGAGGAATACCCCCAGCTGCGGGTCACCCTCTCCCACGAGATCGGCCGCGTGGGGCTCCTGGAGCGGGAGAACGCCACCGTGCTCAACGCCAGCCTGACGGGGCTGGCGGGCCGCCTGGTGGCGGGGTTCGACGCGGCCCTGAAGGAACTGGGCCTGCGCTGCCCCTTCTACTTCACCCAGAACGACGGGACCCTGCTGGCGGCGGACCAGCTCCAGCGCTTCCCCGTCCGGACGGTGTCGTCGGGCCCCACCAACTCCATGCGGGGGGCGGCCTTCCTCAGCGGACTGCGGGACGCCGTGGTCATCGACATCGGCGGAACCACCACCGATGTGGGGGTCCTGGTGCGGGGGTTCCCTCGGCCGGCGGCGGCGACGGTGGAGATCGGTGGCGTCCGAACCAACTTCCCCATGCCGGACGTCCTGTCGGTGGGGCTGGGCGGCGGCAGTTACGTGGAAGCAGAGCCGTTGCGGGTGGGGCCTCGCAGCGCCGGCTTCCGAATCCGGGCAGAGGCCCGGGTCTTCGGGGGCGAGCGCCTGACGGCCACCGATCTGGTGGTCGCGGCGGGCCGCGCCCAAGTGGGCGACCCCGCCCGGGTGCGGGACCTGCCCAGGGAGCTGGTCGCCCGGGGCCTTGATCTCATGGCCCGCATGATTGCCGACGCCGTGGACCGGGTGAAGACCAGTGCCGACCCGGTGCCGGTCATCGCCGTGGGCGGGGGCTCCATCCTCATGCCGGACCGCTTGCCCGGCGCCTCACGGCTGGTTCGTCCCGACCACTACGCCGTGGCCAACGCCGTGGGCGCCGCCATGGCCCAGGTGGCCGGAGAAGTGGAGCGGGTGGTGTCCCTGGAAGGAATCCGGCGCGAGCAGGCTCTGGCCGCCATCCGCGGCGAGGCGGTGGAGCGAGCCCGGAAGGCCGGTGCCCGCCCCGAAACCATCGAAGTGGTGGACCAGGACGAGGTGGCCCTGGCCTACCTGCCCGGTAACGCGGTGCGGTTCCGGGTCCGGGCGGTGGGCGACCTGGCGCTGGCACCCGAGCGCCCGGCGTAA
- a CDS encoding hydantoinase B/oxoprolinase family protein — protein MDPFTVEVIKEGLQATAQEMFIALGQSSQSPIIYEVLDYATGVTDGQGRLVAQGQGVPGFIGCLDFAVREALARFGEQLHPGDIVALNDPFMGGGTHLSDVTLLMPVFAGGRRVAFVASKAHWTEVGGMHPGSWSPDATEVYQEGLQLPCVKVVERGRTNHAVLQVIAANVRLPEQTLGDFWAQVAALKAGARRLEELCRRYGVDGVVQAMDALQQQGLAITRRALAEIPEGVYEAEDFIDGDERAGTDRIPVRVRVTVRDGRMICDFTGSSPQVPGPLNCTRSVLISSVRAAFKAVTDPAFPACDGCFEPLEVICPPGTIFTARRPAATSTYFEVDQMACDLVLKALAPVVPHRLTAGHYLSVCGTLLAGRGDDGSDWLLVEPQAGGWGAAAHRDGTAALFNIGDGETYILPAEVAESRYPVRVERFALNTEPGGEGRYRGGFGCVREYRVLAPAFLTASFGRHRTPPWGVAGGRPGTPNRIRVLDAGGRVRWEGGRVARLPLDPGDRVVLITGVGGGWGSPEERDPRDVERDAAWGYLREPVA, from the coding sequence GTGGATCCCTTTACGGTCGAGGTGATCAAAGAAGGGTTGCAGGCCACGGCCCAGGAGATGTTCATCGCCCTGGGGCAGTCCAGCCAGAGCCCCATCATCTACGAAGTGCTGGACTACGCCACCGGCGTCACCGACGGCCAGGGGCGCCTGGTGGCCCAGGGGCAGGGCGTTCCGGGCTTCATCGGGTGCCTGGATTTTGCGGTACGGGAGGCCCTGGCCCGGTTCGGCGAGCAGCTCCACCCGGGCGATATCGTTGCCCTGAACGATCCCTTCATGGGCGGCGGGACCCACTTGTCCGACGTCACCCTGCTGATGCCGGTCTTCGCCGGGGGTCGGCGGGTGGCCTTCGTGGCCAGCAAGGCTCACTGGACGGAAGTCGGCGGGATGCATCCCGGGTCCTGGAGCCCTGACGCCACGGAGGTGTACCAGGAGGGCTTGCAGCTGCCCTGCGTCAAGGTGGTCGAGCGCGGTCGGACCAACCACGCCGTTTTGCAGGTCATCGCCGCCAATGTGCGACTGCCCGAGCAGACCCTGGGCGACTTCTGGGCCCAGGTGGCCGCCCTCAAGGCGGGCGCCCGCCGGTTGGAAGAGCTGTGCCGCCGCTACGGCGTCGACGGGGTGGTGCAGGCCATGGACGCGTTGCAGCAACAAGGGCTGGCCATCACCCGCCGCGCGCTGGCGGAGATCCCGGAGGGCGTGTACGAAGCCGAAGACTTCATCGACGGGGACGAACGGGCCGGCACCGACCGCATCCCCGTACGGGTACGGGTGACGGTGCGGGACGGCCGGATGATCTGCGACTTCACCGGGTCGTCGCCGCAGGTGCCGGGCCCCCTGAACTGTACCCGGTCGGTGCTGATCTCGTCGGTCCGGGCGGCCTTCAAGGCCGTCACCGACCCCGCTTTCCCCGCTTGCGACGGCTGCTTCGAACCCCTGGAGGTGATCTGTCCGCCGGGGACGATCTTCACCGCCCGGCGGCCTGCGGCCACCTCCACCTACTTCGAGGTGGACCAGATGGCCTGCGACTTGGTCCTCAAGGCCCTCGCCCCTGTGGTCCCCCACCGCCTGACGGCGGGCCATTACCTGTCGGTGTGCGGCACCCTGCTGGCGGGTCGCGGCGACGACGGGTCCGACTGGCTGCTGGTGGAACCCCAGGCCGGAGGCTGGGGGGCCGCCGCTCACCGGGACGGGACCGCGGCGCTGTTCAACATCGGGGACGGCGAGACCTACATCCTGCCGGCGGAGGTGGCGGAGAGCCGGTATCCCGTCCGGGTGGAGCGATTTGCCCTCAACACGGAACCGGGCGGCGAGGGACGGTACCGTGGCGGCTTCGGGTGCGTGCGGGAGTACCGGGTCCTGGCGCCTGCCTTCCTGACCGCCAGCTTCGGCCGCCACCGGACGCCGCCCTGGGGCGTGGCCGGGGGTCGGCCGGGGACCCCGAACCGGATCCGTGTGCTCGATGCCGGTGGCCGGGTGCGCTGGGAAGGGGGCCGCGTGGCGCGGCTGCCCTTGGATCCTGGCGACCGGGTGGTACTGATCACCGGTGTGGGTGGTGGCTGGGGCTCGCCAGAAGAGCGGGACCCCCGCGACGTCGAGCGGGACGCCGCTTGGGGGTACCTGCGGGAGCCGGTGGCCTAG